The following coding sequences are from one Diabrotica virgifera virgifera chromosome 2, PGI_DIABVI_V3a window:
- the LOC126880960 gene encoding inhibitor of growth protein 4-like codes for MVPFTPEKVPEPDTSFKGMGLLISPLIKITATKRKPAINSKAQEITKDLFSTAIVKPPKGKSNKEPSKQQEKSKDKNKEQEEKKINKDQKEQDNLNKEHKEKKINKNLKSSESWFCHVCNEDRQADMRLCLACGQYVHEECVGLTKHDKDKFICPNCSQE; via the coding sequence aTGGTACCATTCACTCCCGAAAAAGTTCCAGAACCAGACACTTCTTTTAAAGGTATGGGCTTACTAATTTCGCCCCTAATCAAGATAACTGCTACAAAGCGAAAACCAGCAATTAATAGCAAAGCTCAAGAAATTACGAAGGATTTATTTTCCACAGCGATAGTAAAACCACCCAAAGGTAAAAGTAACAAAGAACCTTCCAAACAACAAGAAAAATCAAAAGACAAAAACAAAGAACaggaagaaaagaaaataaacaaagatcAAAAAGAACAAGACAATCTGAACAAAGAacataaagaaaagaaaataaacaagaattTAAAAAGTAGTGAATCATGGTTCTGTCATGTATGTAATGAAGACCGCCAGGCTGATATGAGATTATGTCTTGCATGTGGTCAATACGTGCATGAAGAGTGTGTGGGTCTTACTAAACATGATAAGGATAAATTCATATGCCCCAATTGTTCTCAAGAATAG